A single genomic interval of Patescibacteria group bacterium harbors:
- a CDS encoding DUF5679 domain-containing protein, translating to MQGYCVKCKAKDSEMKDVKEVVMNGKGDVKRRAATGTCAKCGTKMYKILGKDAPKVV from the coding sequence ATGCAAGGTTATTGTGTAAAATGTAAAGCCAAAGACAGTGAAATGAAAGACGTTAAAGAAGTTGTCATGAATGGCAAGGGTGACGTAAAGCGCAGAGCTGCCACCGGCACTTGCGCAAAATGCGGAACCAAGATGTATAAAATCTTAGGCAAGGATGCTCCTAAAGTTGTCTAG
- a CDS encoding HD domain-containing protein, with amino-acid sequence MFKEGLEQTQEEKNLEKLLYQRIDQFNIDPNQQNSLKEYLNWIKRKDTATYNHSLRVGLTGALVAESLKIDPKPFFYAGLLHDLGKVAIDEEILQKTEKFTEQDMETMKSHPLYGYFLLKDDFPFSAEILLRHHYFGEKKYPQNLPELNFTASPETIKIIEKYAKILSIIDFYDAASTRTDRNSDITKKLKPAEIHQLLIKTYSDEDEKEIINHLYQQGVFDE; translated from the coding sequence ATGTTTAAAGAAGGGCTTGAACAAACGCAAGAAGAAAAAAATCTAGAAAAACTTTTATATCAGAGAATAGATCAATTTAATATTGATCCTAATCAACAAAACTCTTTAAAAGAATATTTAAATTGGATTAAAAGAAAAGATACTGCCACATACAATCATTCATTAAGAGTTGGTTTAACCGGCGCCCTGGTGGCCGAATCATTAAAAATAGACCCTAAACCATTTTTCTACGCCGGCTTATTACATGACTTGGGTAAAGTGGCAATAGACGAAGAAATTTTACAAAAAACCGAGAAATTCACCGAGCAGGATATGGAAACGATGAAATCTCATCCTCTTTACGGTTATTTCTTGTTAAAAGATGATTTTCCTTTTTCGGCGGAAATTTTATTGCGTCATCATTATTTTGGCGAAAAAAAATATCCTCAAAATTTACCCGAATTAAATTTTACCGCCAGTCCAGAAACAATAAAAATAATTGAAAAATACGCCAAAATCTTGTCGATTATCGATTTCTATGATGCGGCCTCGACCAGAACAGATAGAAATTCGGACATAACTAAAAAATTAAAACCCGCTGAAATTCATCAACTTTTAATAAAGACTTATTCGGATGAAGATGAAAAAGAGATAATTAATCATCTGTATCAACAAGGGGTTTTTGACGAATAA